The Coccidioides posadasii str. Silveira chromosome 2, complete sequence genomic interval ccgcgcgtacaacgaacatatactgcgacaaaatgggtcgcgttaagaggtgagtgcttgcagaatactgctctggcgcacattgtttactgacaagatgttagttttccccgtgcacgtccatttcgcacagctggagaggagcggcacaaggccgcattgaaagaatgggccctgaagaagggcaattggcgtaaagccaataaagatgttgacctggccaactttgaccaggagaatccccgcccccgcccccccgttcaaaattggaaggccggcactcgtatgtcaaaaagtaacgatttttggtaacggtcttgatgctaattggtgaaaataggtgccatcaaggaaatccgccacttccagagctctaccgagctaatcttgccggtggccccgttccagcgattggttcgggaaattactttgtcctgtcaccaaggacatgaatatcgctggcaacgtactgccattgagtcacttcaggaggcggctgaagcaaccttgtgcgctctgtttgagtgtaagtcacccttagcaatggcaccaacaattatactgagtaatataggctctgttatggcaatggcgcaccgtaagcgcgttacggtcaacgccgacgatatgaagctcgttcttggcatcggtgccaaaatcgggtcgaactatttcggcccgattgatgcgcctgatcgccccgcccctgccgccaccacccgccgcctgcgtgctgcccccgccccgccaactaccgctgccgccgctccaccaccaccgccaccgcccaccaccgcctccctgcctcccccggcgccgtcagggtctccgcccgtcaaatggcgggtattagagcccctgtccggttcacaaagccggttctggaggagcaggaggaggaggaggaggaggaggaggaggaggaggaggaggagtgggaggaggaggaggagggggaggaggaggacgatgatgatgatgaagatgatgacgatgatgattaacttgccatttaggcagttcctgtttgtttgctggcttcggccattagttagttttaatactttgtttcttttgacaatcaaattgatttttctatgggttccgccttcatcaaaaaagtaacgaaatttggtaacggtccacacaaaatttgatcagtttgactcttccctatgaatttgacacgatgggaccgggaatcctggtcccatcccggtcccactatggacccggccgggatgggaaatgggagtctaccatctctgctgggatgggatgtgggacataattttctatttgaggatgggaccgggaaataatttctgggatagggatgggaacgggacctcaagctcttgagtgggatgggacatgggactgagatttcatatttgggatcccggctgtttctaaattcgggaccgggaccaggttcaatgggaaatgggatcctgtcccggtcccgaataccagcctaatctcagatatattctcttctgagtcagAGATAATCAATGTGTTGTGTTAGATTTTTGGTGACTGGGAATCTCCCTGAGTTCTTTAGAGTTTTGAGAGTATCAAAGAGCTTAAAGAGAGCAAtaacagattgaagatagtgaTTAATAATTTAATAATGCTTTAGTTAAGTaagcagtcttgctctgatgacaaagagtttctgtacagatatatcagagtcagagtaAGACTATTATaccttctcaagagtagtgggattaggtacaatcatacagtattacaagacttcaatggtataaaaagtaatcaagatatgaaagtatctgattcaaagatatctgtaagatagataagaagattaattataatgaacaagtttattgaatctctggtaatgagtgttcttatatacatgatactCTTCTAGTAATACTTGTGATACTTTCTTCCAGATTGCTTGTGTTGTAGTATCACAATATGTGatactttctttcttatatcttgtctcaCTTGTATCACTTCCTGGTCATGTAACTTCCTGCCTTAAGATTTCTCCACAATAGTCTGTAACTTCAccttgtcaggtttcatccaattgtcctgtgtctttggctgccatgccacaagattcataacagcttgacttgtaagctgctggaagttaCATGCATTCTTGTGAGACACTAAAtcacatgcttgcaagcacacataaaagaccatTACTGCATGAATCTCTTGCTAGGAGctagtggcaatcttgtttacaagttgtatatagttgccagaatacagaccttttacctcatgtactttttttccatgtatattccttctagagatttattgtcatgctgattcACATGTACAATTCTCACATGATACTTGTGATACTTTCTTCTAGATTGCTTGTGTTGTAGTATCACAATGCATGATACtctctttcttatatcttgtcttgctcatATCATCTCCTGGTTATATGACTTCCTGTCTTAagatttctccacaacagtctgtgactctGCCTTGTCAGGTCTTGTTCAATTATTCTGTGTCTCCAGCTGCCATGCtgcaagattcataacagcTGAGAGAAATTCACTGAGATTCTTGCCTTTGAATCTGGTATATTCCACTCAAGTATTTGGTGAATTCTGCAGTATTATAGCTTTATTAATGTCAAACCTACTTGGAAACCTGGTTTAACTAAGTCtataagagagaaaaggctGAAATTTGCTATTGCTCATAAGAATTAGACTGTAGATAACTGGAAGAATGTTATCTGGAGCCTGCTTGGATGTGGATGAAAAGATGTACAACTTCTCATGGAGCTTCATATGAAACCAAGACTGCAAAGAAAGTTTGGCTGCAAGCCTGGAATGAGCTTTTGCAAGAGAAGATTTAACAGTGGATTGAGTGAATTTcacatcatattcaagagattatatggCTTGAGGAAGGGAATAAGTATAGAGAGGGTAGTTATAAGGGTTCTTGAGAGTATAAAGATTAGTGTTTAAAGGGAAAGATTTCAAAATAACAGGATCTAGGAAGGGATTGCTTAGCTAGTAGATTAGAAGCTACAGAGACTCTAGCAACTTTACATCTTGGAGATATGAATACTTGAGAGGATGTACCAGAGGAGAAATAAATCCATGATCAAAGGTACAGGTTGATCCATACTAATTTGGTGGGGTTCAATGTATTTCTGGTACTAGCCTAATTACTAGCGCGGTAAAGACTTTTGAAACGCACCTCCGTACATATTTGTCAATAACTTAACAACCATCAGTTGTATGGATATAAGAGTACTAGCATTTGAATCATCTTGCTGAGCTggttagaatgagcctattttCATGAGAATATCTCAAGTTTTTGATGTTATGTCTTAGTCACTATTTGGCCTATAGATTTGTTGATCAGGGGTTTCAATGTTTCCCAATTTCTATATTGAAAATTAGAAGCTATATTTCTAAATTtggaatatatatatttttaaactTTCAAACAGCTGTGGATTTAGATAAACATATATTCTGATGTAAACATATCAGGACTAGTGGATCTACAGCTTACAAATCCTCTCCATTTCTGCTATGgtaatctatgtgggtcacgtgagcgaggtgctagttggattacctaacagtTTCCATCCCGGTTCTCATCTCATCCTCTTACAAGAGGGGAGCAAGAGCACACATGTATCAAGTTCACATTCTATGGTTCCTATTGCTTCTACATATGGTTAGTAGCCTTGTAGGCCCTTCGAGAAACTCCTTCAACCTCACAATATTCTACTGTTCAGGATTCTCTCTTCAGCTATTGACTAACGCACTTTCTTGCTGTACCTTACATAAGTGGCCTTTACTTGCTACTAAACGCTTTTGCAAACTTATCAATTTTCTGTAAGAATGATTAGGTGCCCACGGGCCACTGCAGCCGACGATGAGTCCTCAGGCCTTGCTCGCATCCTGCAACCCCTCACCGTTGTTTCTTGGGGACCTGCTGCAATACACCATCTTGGTGTCCCTATTGTGGTCGCAGTAAGGATTCACCTCCAATGCCTCCTACTATCTGTGCTAACCACCATATGTTGAATGCAGACAGTCATGATTTCAGTTCGCGATGAAGATTATCAAACTGCCATACAGAAATTGAAAGATGCAGGATTTATTCCCTGTGTTCCAACTCGCAAACCTGCCCCAGAAATTCTAGCAAGCTTCCAGGATCCTAGCCGTGTGATTGAAGAAATGAATGCAGGCTTTAAACGCGTGGATTGCTCTAGTACAACATTTGAATACCCAGAACACCATCCAAGAGCCGGCTTGTGGATCTGCTTGTTCCCAAATTCCTTCACACACCTTCTTTGTTGTGGTACCACCCCCACAAAGAAGTATGATATTTATGACAATTTATTCTATCCACTTGAGGAACTGCTAGTTGAAAGTTTTGTCAAGGCAGCAATCGATGAAGAGAATGAGTTCAAATGGTCTAATTGGAGTGAATCATTAAGAGCATGGTTATCCATGATGACTGGCTATCTTGAAGTTAATAATGATGTTCTCGATAATTGCACGGATAAGCGGGCTGTGGAATGGTATAGCAC includes:
- a CDS encoding uncharacterized protein (EggNog:ENOG410PUFF); translation: MIRCPRATAADDESSGLARILQPLTVVSWGPAAIHHLGVPIVVATVMISVRDEDYQTAIQKLKDAGFIPCVPTRKPAPEILASFQDPSRVIEEMNAGFKRVDCSSTTFEYPEHHPRAGLWICLFPNSFTHLLCCGTTPTKKYDIYDNLFYPLEELLVESFVKAAIDEENEFKWSNWSESLRAWLSMMTGYLEVNNDVLDNCTDKRAVEWYSTNFGRIREAKFGPWDRRVSKRLGSGKEMSVDMRGHPVW